One Trichosurus vulpecula isolate mTriVul1 chromosome 7, mTriVul1.pri, whole genome shotgun sequence genomic region harbors:
- the LOC118858297 gene encoding PRELI domain-containing protein 1, mitochondrial-like, with protein sequence MVKYFLGQSVLQGSWDQVFAAFWQRYPNPYSKHVLTEDIVLREVTPDRKLLSRRLLTKTNRMPRWAERFFLANVAHSVYILEDSIVDPQNQTMTTFTWNINHARLMVVEERCVYCVNPENSGWTEIRREAWVSSCLFGVSRAVQEFGLARFKSNLTKTIKGFEYILAKQQGEAPSNTLVETAKEATEKAKETALAATEKAKDLASKAATKKQQQQQQHYV encoded by the coding sequence ATGGTGAAGTATTTCCTGGGGCAGAGCGTGCTCCAGGGCTCTTGGGACCAAGTGTTTGCTGCCTTCTGGCAGCGTTACCCCAACCCCTACAGCAAGCATGTGCTGACGGAGGACATCGTGCTCCGGGAGGTGACCCCCGATCGGAAGCTGCTGTCCAGGCGGCTTCTAACGAAGACCAACCGCATGCCCCGCTGGGCGGAGCGCTTCTTTCTTGCTAACGTAGCTCACTCGGTGTACATCCTCGAGGACTCTATCGTGGACCCACAGAACCAGACCATGACCACTTTCACCTGGAACATCAACCATGCCCGGCTGATGGTGGTGGAGGAAAGATGTGTTTACTGTGTGAACCCTGAAAACAGTGGCTGGACTGAAATCCGACGGGAGGCCTGGGTCTCCTCCTGTTTGTTCGGGGTCTCCAGAGCTGTGCAGGAGTTCGGCCTAGCTAGATTCAAAAGTAACCTGACCAAGACCATCAAAGGCTTTGAGTACATCCTGGCCAAGCAGCAAGGTGAAGCTCCTTCTAACACACTTGTAGAAACAGCTAAGGAAGCAACTGAGAAGGCGAAGGAAACCGCTCTGGCAGCTACCGAGAAGGCCAAGGACCTGGCCAGCAAGGCCGCCaccaagaagcagcagcagcaacagcaacactatGTTTAA